Proteins encoded in a region of the Natranaerobius trueperi genome:
- a CDS encoding transposase, with the protein MNLIDKKQVREMMKQGKLKDVNDIQEVLKEQFGELIEEMLESELDHELGYSKYDYREKETTNSRNGKREK; encoded by the coding sequence ATGAATTTAATAGACAAAAAGCAAGTAAGAGAAATGATGAAACAAGGTAAACTAAAAGATGTAAATGATATTCAAGAAGTTTTGAAGGAGCAATTTGGTGAACTAATAGAAGAAATGCTAGAAAGTGAACTTGATCATGAACTGGGTTACTCAAAGTATGATTACCGAGAAAAGGAAACTACAAATAGTCGAAATGGAAAGAGAGAAAAAC